The Triticum aestivum cultivar Chinese Spring chromosome 7B, IWGSC CS RefSeq v2.1, whole genome shotgun sequence genome window below encodes:
- the LOC123157752 gene encoding pollen-specific leucine-rich repeat extensin-like protein 4, with translation MSWPDPAGIPSLPSAPPASPSSPHPWPPCALPHRIATQTPPFPHRIATQTPLLLPSPAPTFPPCRLTCTHRLLLSPPPHAGRPRLRDPPPAPVEEDAAAVVEEYEAPPLRLLDPPQEDEPYPYEMEAVDPDFYRIGYAWMMRAYGVEFLEGPNGMGVYASRDIDPLRRARLHLVLMAHVSVLKISTRCLSVIWDFDILTASGVWKHKKSDGHEDYGLLVSEPAMTRPTF, from the exons ATGTCGTGGCCAGATCCGGCAGGAATTCCCTCCCTCCCATCAGCTCCACCGGCGAGCCCTTCCTCACCGCATCCATGGCCTCCTTGTGCCCTTCCTCACCGCATCGCCACCCAGACCCCTCCCTTCCCTCACCGCATCGCCACCCagacccctctcctcctcccctccccggcCCCAACCTTCCCGCCCTGCCGCCTCACCTGCACCCatcgcctcctcctctcccctcccccgCACGCCGGCCGCCCGCGCCTCCGCGACCCGCCGCCGGCACCGGTGGAGGAGGACGCCGCCGCGGTCGTGGAGGAGTACGAG GCGCCTCCGCTCAGGCTCCTTGACCCGCCGCAGGAGGACGAGCCCTACCCGTACGAG ATGGAGGCGGTGGACCCCGACTTCTACCGAATCGGGTACGCCTGGATGATGCGCGCCTATGGGGTCGAGTTCCTTGAGGGCCCCAACGGCATGGGCGTCTACGCCTCCCGGGACATCGACCCGCTCCGCCGAGCCAGG CTGCACCTTGTATTGATGGCTCATGTTTCTGTTCTTAAAATTAGCACCCGGTGTCTCAGTGTCATCTGGGACTTCGATATTCTAACGGCCAGTG GTGTATGGAAGCACAAGAAGAGTGATGGCCATGAAGACTATGGTCTTCTTGTTAGCGAGCCAGCCATGACTCGTCCGACATTTTAG